In a genomic window of Pseudomonas oryzihabitans:
- a CDS encoding glyceraldehyde-3-phosphate dehydrogenase: MSQKPEQCLEEWIDREALAEAMIPLIGQLYRNNNVVTSIYGRGLVNRSVISILKAHRFARQIDNVELSVQDTFPLVKALSELELGAASIDLARLSLKFKAEGAGRDLKDFLRSELSAVVGKQGVEQRKGTDVVLYGFGRIGRLLARILIEHQGSGDGLRLRAIVVRKGADNDLVKRASLLRRDSVHGSFDGTITVDEANSTLCANGTLIKVIYSNDPTSVDYTQYGIQDAIVVDNTGKWRDAEGLGQHLKCKGVSRVVLTAPGKGNLKNIVHGINHDTITAEDTIVTAASCTTNAIVPILKAVNDKYGIVNGHVETVHSYTNDQNLIDNFHKGDRRGRSAALNMVITETGAAKAVAKALPELAGKLTGNAIRVPTPNVSMAILNLNLENATSKDEINEYLRTMALHSPLHKQIDFVNSPEVVSSDFVGSRHAGVVDAGATIVSDNRVVLYVWYDNEFGYSCQVVRVLEEIAGVNPPAFPA, translated from the coding sequence GTGAGTCAGAAGCCTGAGCAGTGCCTTGAAGAATGGATCGATCGCGAAGCGCTCGCCGAGGCCATGATTCCCCTGATTGGTCAGCTGTACCGTAACAACAATGTTGTGACCTCCATTTACGGTCGCGGTTTGGTCAACCGTTCGGTGATCTCCATTCTCAAGGCCCATCGTTTCGCGCGCCAGATCGACAACGTCGAGCTGTCGGTGCAGGACACCTTCCCGCTGGTGAAGGCCCTGAGCGAGCTGGAACTGGGTGCCGCCTCCATCGACTTGGCCCGCCTGAGCCTGAAATTCAAGGCCGAAGGTGCCGGTCGCGACCTCAAGGACTTCCTGCGTAGCGAGCTGTCCGCCGTGGTCGGCAAGCAGGGCGTCGAGCAGCGCAAGGGTACCGACGTCGTCCTGTACGGCTTTGGTCGCATCGGTCGCCTGCTGGCGCGCATTCTCATCGAGCACCAGGGTAGCGGCGATGGCCTGCGCCTGCGCGCCATCGTCGTCCGCAAGGGCGCCGACAACGACCTGGTCAAGCGTGCCAGCCTGCTGCGTCGTGATTCCGTGCACGGTTCCTTCGACGGCACCATCACCGTCGACGAGGCCAACAGCACCCTGTGTGCCAACGGTACCCTGATCAAGGTGATCTACTCCAACGATCCCACCAGCGTCGACTACACCCAGTACGGCATCCAGGATGCCATCGTGGTCGACAATACCGGCAAATGGCGCGATGCCGAAGGCCTGGGGCAGCACCTCAAGTGCAAGGGTGTTTCCCGCGTGGTGCTGACCGCGCCGGGCAAGGGCAATCTGAAGAACATCGTGCATGGCATCAACCATGACACCATCACCGCCGAAGACACCATCGTCACTGCGGCCTCCTGCACCACCAACGCCATCGTGCCGATCCTCAAGGCGGTCAACGACAAGTACGGCATCGTCAACGGCCATGTCGAGACCGTGCACTCGTACACCAACGACCAGAACCTGATCGACAACTTCCACAAGGGCGATCGCCGTGGCCGCAGCGCCGCGCTGAACATGGTGATCACCGAGACCGGCGCCGCCAAGGCCGTGGCCAAGGCCTTGCCGGAACTGGCCGGCAAGCTGACCGGCAACGCCATCCGCGTACCCACGCCCAACGTCTCCATGGCGATCCTCAACCTGAACCTGGAGAACGCTACCAGCAAGGACGAGATCAACGAGTACCTGCGCACCATGGCGCTGCACTCGCCGCTGCACAAGCAGATCGATTTCGTGAATTCGCCGGAAGTGGTGTCCAGTGACTTCGTCGGCTCCCGTCATGCGGGCGTGGTCGATGCCGGGGCCACCATCGTCAGCGACAACCGGGTCGTGCTCTACGTCTGGTACGACAACGAGTTCGGCTACAGCTGCCAGGTCGTCCGGGTGCTGGAAGAAATCGCGGGCGTCAACCCGCCGGCCTTCCCGGCTTGA